One segment of Candidatus Eisenbacteria bacterium DNA contains the following:
- a CDS encoding sulfatase-like hydrolase/transferase — MTGDRPGHRTRALGLFLACAVLLSIQCTAARKPGGIILITLDTTRADHLACYGSTTASTPILDQFASEAVLFENAVTTVPMTLPAHSSVMTGLNPPRHGVHNNGSFRLKPQFTTLAEILGKNEYTTAAFISAFVLHNQFGLNQGFDLYDDRMGLERPAVETTAHAISWIEGTAQQPFFLWVHYFDPHTPHHPPEPFASKTLGTAYDAEISSMDASIGDLFEALRRRNLYEGSHIIIVGDHGEGLKDHVETEHGFFLYEECLHIPMMWKVPGSGMHRRENQLVGVVDIMPTLLDYLNIPDPETLDGASLKGLISKGESFERKGLYAETLFPFYNYNWSPLYAWRTPDWKYIEAPDPELYDLNADPGEKCNLVAEQPEMVKRLARQLYIHRMETGADLSVPNEESIDPEVEEQLKSLGYIWAGGSNQASFGDSLPDPKEMITYHEHFEKARKDEEEKRYSEAIEEFGIVLKAFPDSPIATLGMGLSLVQANRPKEALVWLRKHLEIRPGNATANEGIADALVQLERYEEALIAYDEAAADQSVATKVIRKKAFALVKMGRFEAAAEQFERLAQEPSPQELDQWSRWAARARNLATYGIRQGAPLEQEFMSQIRSAARFELYDDARRLLAKARGRYPESLLALLRGDVEQMAGRWDSAKEAYEEAEGRGDLSQILFINHAAVCLRMEDPEAAREVLERGTRLAPDPKGQVHFQLACVLTRLGRYPEAIHALNAAIDNGYSNFDRLQQHADLTPLRERSDFQDILSRKNAVRGR, encoded by the coding sequence ATGACCGGCGATAGACCCGGCCATCGGACGCGGGCTCTGGGGCTGTTTCTCGCCTGTGCTGTTTTGCTCTCCATTCAATGCACGGCCGCGCGGAAGCCGGGTGGAATCATCCTTATAACTTTAGATACAACGAGGGCGGATCATCTCGCCTGCTATGGCTCCACCACCGCTTCCACACCAATCCTTGATCAATTCGCATCCGAAGCGGTCCTCTTCGAGAACGCGGTTACGACCGTGCCCATGACCCTCCCCGCGCATTCCTCAGTCATGACCGGGCTCAATCCTCCGCGCCATGGGGTTCACAACAACGGCAGCTTTCGGCTGAAGCCCCAGTTCACAACATTGGCGGAAATCCTTGGGAAAAACGAATATACGACGGCCGCCTTCATCAGTGCTTTTGTCCTGCACAATCAATTCGGATTAAATCAGGGATTTGATCTTTATGATGACAGGATGGGGCTGGAACGGCCGGCCGTAGAAACAACGGCGCACGCTATCAGCTGGATAGAAGGAACCGCGCAGCAGCCGTTTTTCCTCTGGGTCCACTATTTTGATCCCCACACACCCCACCATCCGCCCGAGCCGTTCGCATCCAAAACCCTGGGCACGGCCTACGATGCGGAGATCTCATCAATGGACGCCAGCATTGGTGACCTCTTCGAGGCCCTGCGCCGCAGGAATCTTTATGAAGGCTCACATATCATCATCGTTGGGGATCACGGGGAAGGCCTCAAGGATCATGTTGAAACCGAGCATGGCTTCTTTCTCTATGAGGAATGTCTCCATATCCCGATGATGTGGAAGGTGCCGGGATCCGGAATGCACCGGCGTGAGAATCAATTGGTCGGAGTTGTCGATATCATGCCGACGCTCCTCGACTACCTGAACATCCCTGACCCGGAAACACTGGATGGCGCCTCGCTAAAAGGCCTCATCTCCAAAGGGGAGTCTTTTGAGCGCAAGGGACTCTATGCAGAGACACTTTTCCCCTTTTACAATTATAACTGGAGCCCTCTCTACGCCTGGCGCACGCCCGATTGGAAATATATCGAAGCGCCTGACCCCGAACTCTATGATCTGAATGCCGATCCGGGCGAAAAGTGTAATCTCGTCGCGGAACAACCGGAGATGGTTAAGCGGCTGGCCCGTCAGTTATACATCCACCGGATGGAAACCGGCGCTGATTTGTCCGTTCCAAACGAAGAGAGCATCGATCCTGAGGTTGAAGAACAATTGAAAAGCCTTGGCTATATCTGGGCGGGCGGAAGCAACCAGGCATCGTTCGGAGATTCCCTGCCGGACCCGAAGGAAATGATCACCTACCATGAGCATTTCGAAAAAGCCCGCAAGGACGAGGAGGAGAAACGCTATTCGGAGGCTATCGAGGAATTTGGAATTGTGCTGAAGGCCTTCCCCGACAGCCCCATCGCCACATTGGGAATGGGTCTCTCGCTTGTGCAGGCAAACCGCCCCAAAGAGGCCTTGGTCTGGCTAAGAAAGCATTTGGAGATCAGACCGGGCAATGCGACGGCCAATGAGGGTATTGCCGATGCACTCGTTCAGCTGGAACGGTACGAGGAGGCCCTCATAGCTTATGATGAAGCGGCAGCCGATCAATCGGTCGCCACAAAAGTCATCCGGAAAAAGGCCTTTGCACTGGTGAAGATGGGTCGTTTTGAAGCGGCGGCGGAACAATTCGAACGCCTGGCGCAAGAACCGTCTCCCCAGGAACTGGACCAGTGGTCCAGGTGGGCCGCACGAGCCCGCAATCTGGCCACATACGGAATTCGCCAGGGTGCCCCCCTCGAGCAGGAATTTATGTCGCAGATCCGGTCGGCGGCTCGTTTTGAGTTATACGACGACGCCCGCCGGTTACTCGCGAAGGCCCGTGGCCGCTACCCCGAATCTCTCCTGGCTCTGCTGAGGGGGGATGTGGAGCAAATGGCGGGCCGATGGGACTCCGCCAAAGAGGCCTATGAAGAAGCCGAAGGTCGCGGAGATCTCTCTCAGATTCTATTTATAAATCACGCCGCGGTCTGTCTTCGCATGGAAGATCCCGAGGCGGCGCGCGAGGTTCTGGAGCGGGGAACCCGACTGGCGCCGGATCCGAAGGGCCAGGTACATTTTCAGCTGGCTTGTGTCCTGACCCGTCTGGGACGGTACCCGGAAGCGATCCATGCGCTCAATGCCGCCATCGATAATGGGTACTCGAATTTTGATCGCTTGCAGCAGCATGCCGACTTGACGCCGCTGCGGGAACGGTCCGATTTTCAGGATATTTTATCAAGGAAAAATGCCGTGCGCGGCCGATAA
- a CDS encoding DUF4340 domain-containing protein: MQGRNRTVLILAGVLVVLIIIATVSEQSRKKRRNPGGPLYPGFQIETVAGIALEKGETRVELAKNDEGKWLVVTEGNYPADAGKAERIIEPVSKLHTRDLVSRKKDKQDDFEVSDSLGTTVKMTAADGATLAHFIVGKQGPDFMSTYLRPYDDDRVLLVPKYLRTAYDLSQGTFRDKTIFEFGQDEVSRVEILPEEGDSILIVKGANDIWTILEPDSAAVKDAVWKSLLRTASTLKCDAFPETELNPSDAGLAPPREMLRFEMMDGRTETLKIGREEDKGRFYVIKEGNPTIFLLSKGRITTMMKTFEDLIETAPSTPKATPMSPPPQATPITPPSGH; the protein is encoded by the coding sequence ATGCAAGGTCGAAACAGGACCGTGCTGATTCTAGCCGGTGTTCTCGTCGTCCTCATTATCATCGCCACCGTGAGTGAGCAGTCGCGGAAGAAGCGCCGCAATCCCGGGGGTCCTCTCTATCCCGGTTTTCAGATCGAGACGGTGGCCGGAATCGCCTTGGAAAAGGGCGAGACGCGTGTGGAGCTCGCAAAGAATGACGAGGGCAAATGGTTGGTGGTCACGGAAGGAAACTATCCCGCGGACGCCGGCAAGGCCGAACGAATCATCGAACCGGTCTCAAAGCTTCATACGCGGGATTTGGTATCTCGCAAAAAAGACAAACAGGATGACTTCGAGGTCAGCGATTCCCTCGGCACCACGGTCAAGATGACAGCAGCCGACGGCGCCACACTGGCTCACTTTATCGTTGGCAAGCAGGGGCCCGATTTCATGAGCACCTACCTGCGCCCCTACGATGACGACCGCGTTCTCCTCGTTCCAAAGTATCTTCGGACAGCCTATGACCTGTCCCAGGGCACATTCCGCGATAAGACGATCTTCGAGTTCGGGCAAGATGAGGTGTCGCGGGTTGAGATCCTGCCGGAGGAGGGTGACTCTATTCTCATCGTGAAAGGCGCCAATGACATCTGGACGATTCTTGAGCCTGATTCGGCGGCGGTAAAAGATGCGGTCTGGAAGTCGCTGCTGAGGACCGCCTCCACGTTAAAGTGCGATGCCTTCCCCGAAACAGAATTGAATCCCTCCGATGCCGGCCTGGCGCCCCCGCGGGAGATGCTGCGGTTCGAGATGATGGACGGGCGAACGGAGACCCTCAAGATCGGGCGGGAAGAAGACAAAGGCCGGTTCTATGTCATAAAGGAGGGAAATCCCACGATCTTCCTTCTCAGCAAAGGACGGATTACCACCATGATGAAGACCTTTGAAGATCTCATCGAGACGGCGCCGTCGACACCCAAGGCGACACCCATGTCGCCTCCGCCGCAGGCGACACCGATCACGCCGCCCTCCGGCCATTGA
- a CDS encoding GldG family protein, with protein MQGNVSKTLITALEVALVLAILIVGNFVAGQYFVRLDLTEDKEYTISPSTRSILGNLDDVVSVKAYFSSDLPPRLEQMRRKVADVLDEYRNYGEGHINVEWIDPAKDPELEQQMRFLGIPQVQAQVLDKDQLQVKNVYMGIAVQYGEKRQAIPIIQDTYTLEYDLTSAILRITLDEEKVLGFLTGQGIDLDKQYQGIRRLLGEQYEVRVVNLDSGRTSIPEEIHTLIIPSPEGVTDREKYEIDQFIMRGGRAIFLIDAIRLNEQAGLQAQPVTSGLEDLLANFGVRVQKAIVQDTRFNTHASFSNGYMQYSVPYPFWPKISGPFLARDQVATSRLESLVLPWPAPMKLDVPIAGDDPLLEALSGEDRARAPELDGSGTIRSIPQPVGADSTGADEAKEAGESEAEGAPVRAYILARTSPYSETQTGRYDLTPSNNPFQPRNAKIGKSYVVAAALEGRFNSYYADRPAPSADGSEAGPDSLAEATKIKESAETQIIVLGNSFFLQDSFLGQFPENAVFFNNAVDWLTLGPELIGIRSRGATDRPLKEISDGVKTTLKVVLTLGPALLVIVLGLIRTIARRRRRAAVEADLRSAAGQRA; from the coding sequence ATGCAAGGTAATGTATCAAAGACACTGATTACGGCCCTTGAGGTGGCTCTGGTCTTGGCCATTCTCATTGTGGGAAATTTTGTGGCGGGTCAATACTTCGTCCGCCTGGATCTCACCGAGGACAAGGAATACACCATCAGCCCTTCAACACGCTCGATCCTGGGCAATCTCGATGATGTCGTTTCCGTCAAAGCCTATTTCTCCTCGGATTTGCCGCCCCGTCTCGAGCAGATGCGACGAAAGGTTGCGGATGTCTTGGACGAGTACCGCAACTACGGGGAAGGCCATATCAATGTGGAGTGGATCGATCCGGCAAAGGATCCCGAACTGGAGCAGCAGATGCGCTTTTTGGGGATCCCCCAGGTGCAGGCGCAGGTCCTCGATAAAGATCAACTCCAGGTCAAGAACGTCTATATGGGAATTGCGGTTCAATACGGCGAAAAACGCCAGGCCATCCCCATCATTCAGGACACTTATACATTGGAGTACGATCTCACATCCGCCATCCTTCGGATCACGCTCGATGAGGAGAAGGTGCTGGGATTCCTGACGGGTCAAGGGATAGACCTGGATAAGCAGTATCAGGGCATCCGCCGGCTTCTTGGGGAGCAGTATGAGGTGCGGGTGGTCAATCTCGATTCGGGACGCACATCTATTCCCGAAGAAATCCACACGCTCATCATTCCCAGCCCGGAAGGGGTGACGGATCGGGAGAAGTACGAAATCGATCAATTTATCATGCGCGGCGGCCGGGCGATCTTTCTCATCGACGCGATACGCCTAAACGAGCAGGCCGGTCTCCAGGCGCAGCCGGTGACATCCGGCCTTGAGGATCTTCTGGCCAACTTCGGCGTGCGGGTTCAAAAGGCGATTGTACAGGATACCCGGTTTAATACTCATGCCTCGTTCAGCAACGGGTATATGCAATACAGCGTTCCCTATCCGTTCTGGCCGAAAATTTCCGGTCCCTTCCTCGCCAGGGATCAGGTGGCAACCAGCCGGCTCGAGTCACTGGTTCTCCCCTGGCCCGCGCCGATGAAACTGGATGTGCCGATTGCCGGCGATGACCCTCTCCTCGAGGCTCTTAGCGGCGAAGACCGGGCGCGGGCGCCGGAGCTTGACGGCAGCGGCACCATTCGGTCGATTCCCCAGCCTGTGGGCGCTGACTCAACCGGCGCGGATGAAGCCAAAGAGGCGGGGGAAAGCGAGGCCGAAGGCGCGCCGGTCAGGGCTTATATTTTAGCGCGGACATCGCCCTATTCGGAAACACAGACGGGGCGTTACGACCTGACACCGTCAAACAATCCATTCCAGCCCAGGAATGCTAAAATCGGAAAATCTTATGTTGTCGCGGCGGCCTTGGAAGGGCGATTCAATTCTTACTATGCCGACCGGCCGGCGCCTTCCGCCGATGGATCGGAGGCCGGTCCGGACTCCTTGGCCGAGGCGACAAAAATCAAAGAGAGCGCCGAAACCCAGATCATTGTGCTGGGGAATTCATTCTTCCTTCAGGACAGCTTCCTGGGACAGTTCCCTGAAAACGCCGTTTTCTTCAACAACGCCGTTGATTGGCTGACACTGGGTCCGGAACTCATCGGTATCCGTTCCCGCGGCGCCACCGATCGGCCGTTGAAGGAGATTTCAGATGGCGTTAAGACAACACTCAAGGTGGTTCTGACCCTTGGCCCCGCCCTCTTGGTGATCGTTCTCGGCCTGATCCGGACGATCGCACGAAGGCGGAGACGCGCCGCAGTGGAGGCGGATTTACGAAGTGCGGCCGGACAAAGGGCGTAA
- a CDS encoding ABC transporter permease subunit: protein MSNVLAVFRKEFRSYFNSAIAYVFITIFLVLSIWLFFRSFFLINQASMRDFFGLIPLVFLLFVPAVTMRLWAEERKMGTMELLMTLPVTDFQVVFGKYLASLAFLSLTVILTFPLALMVEGLGNPDWGPIIGSYIGAMLLGGAYLAIGLFISSLTENQIVAFIISVVACFLLFIIGEDIVLYSIPVWLRSFCQALGLGAHFDSVGRGVIDSRDVIFYLSLIGFFLYLNVRSIEKRSWA, encoded by the coding sequence ATGAGTAACGTTCTGGCGGTGTTCCGCAAGGAATTCAGGAGTTATTTCAACTCCGCCATCGCCTATGTCTTCATCACGATCTTTCTGGTCTTGAGCATATGGCTTTTCTTTAGGAGCTTCTTTTTAATCAATCAAGCCTCGATGCGTGATTTCTTCGGCTTGATCCCGCTGGTCTTTTTGCTTTTCGTCCCCGCCGTTACGATGCGGCTATGGGCGGAAGAGCGAAAAATGGGGACAATGGAGCTCTTGATGACCCTGCCGGTTACGGACTTTCAGGTTGTCTTCGGCAAGTATCTGGCAAGCCTCGCTTTCCTGAGCCTGACCGTCATCCTGACATTCCCCCTGGCCCTCATGGTTGAGGGTCTGGGCAATCCCGATTGGGGGCCCATCATCGGCAGTTATATCGGCGCGATGCTGCTGGGCGGAGCCTATTTGGCGATTGGACTCTTTATCTCGAGTCTCACCGAAAACCAGATTGTGGCCTTCATCATCAGCGTCGTCGCTTGCTTTCTCCTCTTTATCATTGGCGAGGATATCGTCCTCTATTCCATACCCGTTTGGTTGCGATCATTCTGCCAGGCTCTCGGGTTGGGAGCTCATTTCGATTCTGTCGGCCGGGGGGTCATCGATTCACGGGATGTGATTTTCTATCTCTCCCTGATCGGTTTTTTCCTCTACCTCAACGTCCGTTCAATTGAAAAGCGTTCCTGGGCTTAG
- a CDS encoding ATP-binding cassette domain-containing protein has protein sequence MIEVRDLTKWYGPTLAVDHVSFDVPKGEVLGFLGPNGAGKTTTMRILTCYIPASGGSARVAGSDVSTQTVDVRRRIGYLPESAPLYLDLGVIDFLEFIAHVRGFRGQDAQRRITKMVGTCGLGNVLHKSIGELSKGYRQRVGLAQALIHDPSVLLLDEPTTGLDPNQIIEIRSLIKSLGREKTVVLSTHILPEVEATCDRVQIINHGKLVASGTPDELATKARGETQIWLTVKASPADAEEGLRMLDGVLAIQLEEEKPDRTRYSLATAGNENIEEQIFKLATQRHWILTELRRETVSLEEIFLRLTTQESDRSTADSASAAS, from the coding sequence ATGATCGAGGTACGCGACCTGACGAAATGGTATGGTCCGACCCTGGCCGTGGATCACGTCAGCTTCGATGTTCCCAAGGGTGAGGTGCTCGGATTTCTTGGCCCCAACGGGGCGGGCAAGACGACGACAATGCGGATCCTCACCTGCTACATCCCAGCCAGCGGCGGTTCCGCACGCGTCGCCGGTTCTGACGTCTCCACCCAGACAGTGGATGTCCGCCGGCGGATCGGTTATCTCCCTGAAAGCGCTCCGCTCTATCTGGATCTCGGCGTCATCGATTTTCTGGAATTCATCGCTCATGTCCGTGGATTTCGCGGGCAGGATGCCCAAAGACGCATCACCAAGATGGTCGGCACATGCGGGCTGGGCAATGTTCTCCACAAATCGATCGGCGAGTTGTCCAAAGGTTATCGGCAGCGTGTCGGATTGGCGCAGGCTCTCATCCATGATCCGAGCGTGCTGCTGCTGGATGAGCCGACGACCGGTCTCGACCCGAATCAGATCATTGAGATCCGCTCACTGATAAAATCCCTCGGCCGTGAGAAGACGGTGGTCCTCAGCACACACATTCTTCCCGAGGTGGAGGCGACCTGCGACCGGGTTCAGATCATCAATCACGGCAAATTGGTCGCTTCCGGAACACCGGATGAATTGGCGACCAAGGCGCGGGGAGAAACTCAGATTTGGCTGACCGTAAAGGCCAGCCCGGCGGATGCTGAAGAAGGCTTGCGGATGCTGGATGGCGTCCTAGCGATTCAGCTTGAAGAAGAGAAACCGGATCGCACCCGTTATTCCCTGGCCACGGCCGGCAATGAAAACATCGAAGAGCAAATCTTCAAACTGGCCACACAGCGTCATTGGATTCTCACCGAACTTCGTCGTGAAACCGTCAGCCTCGAGGAAATCTTCCTGCGGTTGACGACTCAAGAATCCGATCGATCCACCGCGGACTCAGCGTCCGCCGCAAGTTGA